In Thunnus albacares chromosome 10, fThuAlb1.1, whole genome shotgun sequence, a single window of DNA contains:
- the ogt.1 gene encoding UDP-N-acetylglucosamine--peptide N-acetylglucosaminyltransferase 110 kDa subunit isoform X3: MASSVGNVADSTGLAELAHREYQSGDFEAAERHCMQLWRQEPDNTGVLLLLSSIHFQCRRLDRSAHFSTLAIKQNPMLAEAYSNLGNVYKERGQLQEAIEHYRHALRLKPDFIDGYINLAAALVAAGDMEGAVQAYVSALQYNPDLYCVRSDLGNLLKALGRLEEAKACYLKAIETQPNFAVAWSNLGCVFNAQGEIWLAIHHFEKAVTLDPNFLDAYINLGNVLKEARIFDRAVAGYLRALSLSPNHAVVHGNLACVYYEQGLIDLAIDTYRRAIELQPHFPDAYCNLANALKEKGNVSEAEECYNTALRLCPTHADSLNNLANIKREQGNIEEAVQLYRKALEVFPEFAAAHSNLASVLQQQGKLQEALMHYKEAIRISPTFADAYSNMGNTLKEMQDVQGALQCYTRAIQINPAFADAHSNLASIHKDSGNIPEAIASYRTALKLKPDFPDAYCNLAHCLQIVCDWTDYDERMKKLVSIVADQLDKNRLPSVHPHHSMLYPLSHGFRKAIAERHGNLCLDKVHALIKINALHKPAFEHPKDLKASGGRLRVGYVSSDFGNHPTSHLMQSIPGMHNPEKFEVFCYALSPDDSTNFRVKVVAEAHHFTDLSQIPCNGKAADRIHQDGIHILVNMNGYTKGARNELFALRPAPIQAMWLGYPGTSGAPFMDYIITDKETSPLEVAEQYSEKLAYMPNTFFIGDHANMFPHLKKKAVIDFKSNGHIFDNRIVLNGIDLKAFLDSLPDVKVIKMKCDNNQEAAGDTNGALSMPVIPMNTAAEAIINMINQGQIQVTINGFTVSNGLATTQINNKAATGEEVPRTIVVTTRSQYGLPEDSIVYCNFNQLYKIDPPTLQMWANILKRVPNSVLWLLRFPAVGEPNIQQYAQNMGLPGSRIIFSPVAPKEEHVRRGQLADVCLDTPLCNGHTTGMDVLWAGTPMVTMPGETLASRVAASQLNCLGCPELIAHSRQDYEDIAVKLGSDMEYLKMVRARVWKQRICSPLFNTKQYTIELERLYLQMWEHHSNGNKPEHLVKFQTVETSENA, from the exons GGTTGGCTGAGCTGGCGCACCGGGAGTATCAGTCAGGGGACTTTGAGGCAGCAGAGCGCCACTGCATGCAGCTATGGCGGCAAGAGCCTGATAACACAGGCGTGCTGCTGCTCCTGTCCTCCATCCACTTCCAGTGCCGAAGACTCGACAG GTCTGCTCACTTCAGTACCTTGGCCATCAAACAGAACCCGATGTTGGCTGAGGCCTACTCCAACCTGGGGAATGTGTACAAGGAGCGAGGGCAACTGCAGGAAGCCATAGAGCATTATCGCCATGCTCTGAGACTGAAACCAGATTTTATTGATGGATACATCAACTTGGCAGCAGCTTTGGTGGCCGCAGGGGATATGGAGGGAGCAGTGCAGGCTTATGTGTCTGCGTTACAGTACAACCCT GATCTTTATTGTGTGCGTAGTGACTTGGGCAACTTGCTTAAAGCACTTGGCCGATTGGAGGAGGCTAAG GCTTGCTACCTGAAAGCCATTGAGACTCAGCCCAACTTTGCTGTGGCTTGGAGCAACCTGGGCTGTGTGTTCAATGCCCAGGGAGAGATATGGCTGGCCATACACCATTTTGAAAAG gCTGTGACTCTGGACCCAAATTTCCTTGATGCATATATCAATTTAGGAAATGTTTTGAAGGAAGCCCGCATCTTTGACAG AGCTGTGGCTGGATACCTGAGAGCCCTGAGTCTCAGTCCCAACCATGCGGTTGTTCATGGAAACCTGGCCTGTGTCTACTACGAGCAGGGCCTCATTGACCTGGCTATTGACACCTACCGCCGTGCTATTGAATTGCAGCCCCACTTCCCTGATGCCTACTGCAATTTGGCAAATGCCCTGAAAGAGAAAGGCAAT GTATCCGAAGCAGAAGAGTGCTACAACACAGCCTTGCGTCTGTGTCCAACCCATGCAGACTCCCTCAACAACTTGGCCAATATCAAGCGTGAGCAGGGCAACATTGAGGAGGCCGTTCAGCTCTATAGAAAAGCCCTAGAG GTGTTCCCAGAATTTGCAGCAGCTCATTCAAACCTGGCCAGTGTCCTGCAGCAGCAGGGAAAACTCCAGGAGGCCCTCATGCACTATAAGGAGGCCATCAG aATCAGTCCCACATTTGCGGATGCCTACTCAAATATGGGTAATACACTGAAGGAAATGCAAGATGTACAGGGAGCGCTCCAATGCTACACCCGTGCCATCCAGATCAACCCTGCCTTTGCTGATGCTCACAGCAATTTGGCCTCTATCCACAAG GATTCTGGAAACATCCCAGAGGCTATTGCATCTTACCGCACAGCCTTGAAACTCAAGCCGGACTTCCCTGATGCGTACTGCAACTTGGCACATTGCTTACAG ATTGTGTGTGACTGGACAGATTATGATGAGCGGATGAAGAAGCTTGTGAGCATTGTGGCTGACCAGCTGGACAAGAACCGCTTGCCTTCAGTGCACCCACACCACAGTATGCTGTATCCACTCTCACACGGCTTCCGCAAGGCCATTGCTGAACGCCATGGAAACCTTTGCCTGGACAAGGTACACGCACTGATCAAA ATCAATGCACTGCACAAACCTGCTTTCGAGCATCCTAAAGATCTGAAGGCCAGTGGTGGGCGTCTGCGTGTTGGTTATGTCAGCTCAGACTTCGGCAACCACCCTACTTCCCACCTAATGCAGTCCATTCCTGGAATGCACAATCCTGAGAAGTTTGAG gTGTTCTGCTACGCACTCAGCCCTGATGATAGCACCAACTTCAGAGTGAAAGTGGTAGCAGAGGCTCACCATTTCACAGACCTCTCACAG atTCCTTGCAATGGCAAGGCAGCTGATCGCATTCACCAGGATGGAATCCACATTCTGGTCAACATGAATGGATACACCAAGGGAGCCCGAAATGAGCTGTTTGCCCTCCGCCCTGCCCCTATTCAG GCTATGTGGCTAGGTTACCCAGGAACGAGCGGTGCACCCTTCATGGACTACATCATCACTGACAAGGAGACATCACCTTTGGAAGTAGCTGAGCAGTATTCTGAGAAACTTGCTTACATGCCCAATACTTTCTTCATTGGAGACCACGCCAACATGTTCCCTCACCTCAAG AAAAAAGCAGTGATTGATTTCAAGTCTAATGGACACATCTTTGACAACCGCATTGTTCTCAATGGCATTGATCTGAAGGCCTTCTTGGACAGTCTGCCAGATGTCAAAGTGATAAAG ATGAAGTGCGACAACAACCAGGAAGCTGCTGGGGACACAAATGGTGCTCTGTCCATGCCAGTTATCCCCATGAACACGGCGGCTGAAGCAATCATCAACATGATCAACCAAGGCCAAATCCAGGTCACAATCAATGGCTTCACTGTCAGCAACGGCCTGGCCACCACGCAG ATCAATAACAAAGCTGCCACTGGGGAGGAGGTGCCACGCACAATTGTTGTGACAACCCGCTCCCAGTATGGTCTCCCAGAGGACTCCATTGTCTACTGCAATTTCAACCAGCTCTACAAGATTGATCCCCCTACCCTTCAGATGTGGGCCAAC ATCCTAAAACGGGTGCCCAACAGCGTGTTATGGCTTCTTCGATTCCCCGCTGTGGGCGAGCCCAACATCCAGCAGTATGCTCAGAACATGGGTCTCCCTGGCTCTCGCATCATCTTCTCTCCTGTGGCCCCCAAAGAGGAGCATGTGAGAAGGGGCCAGCTGGCTGATGTGTGCCTAGACACCCCTCTGTGCAATGGTCACACCACAGGCATGGATGTTCTCTGGGCTGGAACACCTATGGTCACCATGCCAG GTGAGACACTTGCCTCCCGTGTGGCTGCCTCACAGCTCAACTGTCTGGGCTGTCCTGAGTTAATAGCCCACAGTCGCCAGGACTATGAGGACATAGCAGTCAAACTAGGCTCTGACATGGAATA CCTGAAGATGGTTAGAGCGCGCGTTTGGAAGCAGCGAATTTGCAGCCCTCTTTTCAACACCAAGCAGTACACGATAGAGCTGGAGAGGCTCTATCTGCAGATGTGGGAGCACCATAGCAACGGCAATAAGCCAGAACACCTGGTCAAATTCCAGACAGTAGAGACCAGTGAGAATGCCTGA
- the ogt.1 gene encoding UDP-N-acetylglucosamine--peptide N-acetylglucosaminyltransferase 110 kDa subunit isoform X4: MASSVGNVADSTGLAELAHREYQSGDFEAAERHCMQLWRQEPDNTGVLLLLSSIHFQCRRLDRSAHFSTLAIKQNPMLAEAYSNLGNVYKERGQLQEAIEHYRHALRLKPDFIDGYINLAAALVAAGDMEGAVQAYVSALQYNPDLYCVRSDLGNLLKALGRLEEAKACYLKAIETQPNFAVAWSNLGCVFNAQGEIWLAIHHFEKAVTLDPNFLDAYINLGNVLKEARIFDRAVAGYLRALSLSPNHAVVHGNLACVYYEQGLIDLAIDTYRRAIELQPHFPDAYCNLANALKEKGNVSEAEECYNTALRLCPTHADSLNNLANIKREQGNIEEAVQLYRKALEVFPEFAAAHSNLASVLQQQGKLQEALMHYKEAIRISPTFADAYSNMGNTLKEMQDVQGALQCYTRAIQINPAFADAHSNLASIHKDSGNIPEAIASYRTALKLKPDFPDAYCNLAHCLQIVCDWTDYDERMKKLVSIVADQLDKNRLPSVHPHHSMLYPLSHGFRKAIAERHGNLCLDKINALHKPAFEHPKDLKASGGRLRVGYVSSDFGNHPTSHLMQSIPGMHNPEKFEVFCYALSPDDSTNFRVKVVAEAHHFTDLSQIPCNGKAADRIHQDGIHILVNMNGYTKGARNELFALRPAPIQAMWLGYPGTSGAPFMDYIITDKETSPLEVAEQYSEKLAYMPNTFFIGDHANMFPHLKKKAVIDFKSNGHIFDNRIVLNGIDLKAFLDSLPDVKVIKMKCDNNQEAAGDTNGALSMPVIPMNTAAEAIINMINQGQIQVTINGFTVSNGLATTQINNKAATGEEVPRTIVVTTRSQYGLPEDSIVYCNFNQLYKIDPPTLQMWANILKRVPNSVLWLLRFPAVGEPNIQQYAQNMGLPGSRIIFSPVAPKEEHVRRGQLADVCLDTPLCNGHTTGMDVLWAGTPMVTMPGETLASRVAASQLNCLGCPELIAHSRQDYEDIAVKLGSDMEYLKMVRARVWKQRICSPLFNTKQYTIELERLYLQMWEHHSNGNKPEHLVKFQTVETSENA, from the exons GGTTGGCTGAGCTGGCGCACCGGGAGTATCAGTCAGGGGACTTTGAGGCAGCAGAGCGCCACTGCATGCAGCTATGGCGGCAAGAGCCTGATAACACAGGCGTGCTGCTGCTCCTGTCCTCCATCCACTTCCAGTGCCGAAGACTCGACAG GTCTGCTCACTTCAGTACCTTGGCCATCAAACAGAACCCGATGTTGGCTGAGGCCTACTCCAACCTGGGGAATGTGTACAAGGAGCGAGGGCAACTGCAGGAAGCCATAGAGCATTATCGCCATGCTCTGAGACTGAAACCAGATTTTATTGATGGATACATCAACTTGGCAGCAGCTTTGGTGGCCGCAGGGGATATGGAGGGAGCAGTGCAGGCTTATGTGTCTGCGTTACAGTACAACCCT GATCTTTATTGTGTGCGTAGTGACTTGGGCAACTTGCTTAAAGCACTTGGCCGATTGGAGGAGGCTAAG GCTTGCTACCTGAAAGCCATTGAGACTCAGCCCAACTTTGCTGTGGCTTGGAGCAACCTGGGCTGTGTGTTCAATGCCCAGGGAGAGATATGGCTGGCCATACACCATTTTGAAAAG gCTGTGACTCTGGACCCAAATTTCCTTGATGCATATATCAATTTAGGAAATGTTTTGAAGGAAGCCCGCATCTTTGACAG AGCTGTGGCTGGATACCTGAGAGCCCTGAGTCTCAGTCCCAACCATGCGGTTGTTCATGGAAACCTGGCCTGTGTCTACTACGAGCAGGGCCTCATTGACCTGGCTATTGACACCTACCGCCGTGCTATTGAATTGCAGCCCCACTTCCCTGATGCCTACTGCAATTTGGCAAATGCCCTGAAAGAGAAAGGCAAT GTATCCGAAGCAGAAGAGTGCTACAACACAGCCTTGCGTCTGTGTCCAACCCATGCAGACTCCCTCAACAACTTGGCCAATATCAAGCGTGAGCAGGGCAACATTGAGGAGGCCGTTCAGCTCTATAGAAAAGCCCTAGAG GTGTTCCCAGAATTTGCAGCAGCTCATTCAAACCTGGCCAGTGTCCTGCAGCAGCAGGGAAAACTCCAGGAGGCCCTCATGCACTATAAGGAGGCCATCAG aATCAGTCCCACATTTGCGGATGCCTACTCAAATATGGGTAATACACTGAAGGAAATGCAAGATGTACAGGGAGCGCTCCAATGCTACACCCGTGCCATCCAGATCAACCCTGCCTTTGCTGATGCTCACAGCAATTTGGCCTCTATCCACAAG GATTCTGGAAACATCCCAGAGGCTATTGCATCTTACCGCACAGCCTTGAAACTCAAGCCGGACTTCCCTGATGCGTACTGCAACTTGGCACATTGCTTACAG ATTGTGTGTGACTGGACAGATTATGATGAGCGGATGAAGAAGCTTGTGAGCATTGTGGCTGACCAGCTGGACAAGAACCGCTTGCCTTCAGTGCACCCACACCACAGTATGCTGTATCCACTCTCACACGGCTTCCGCAAGGCCATTGCTGAACGCCATGGAAACCTTTGCCTGGACAAG ATCAATGCACTGCACAAACCTGCTTTCGAGCATCCTAAAGATCTGAAGGCCAGTGGTGGGCGTCTGCGTGTTGGTTATGTCAGCTCAGACTTCGGCAACCACCCTACTTCCCACCTAATGCAGTCCATTCCTGGAATGCACAATCCTGAGAAGTTTGAG gTGTTCTGCTACGCACTCAGCCCTGATGATAGCACCAACTTCAGAGTGAAAGTGGTAGCAGAGGCTCACCATTTCACAGACCTCTCACAG atTCCTTGCAATGGCAAGGCAGCTGATCGCATTCACCAGGATGGAATCCACATTCTGGTCAACATGAATGGATACACCAAGGGAGCCCGAAATGAGCTGTTTGCCCTCCGCCCTGCCCCTATTCAG GCTATGTGGCTAGGTTACCCAGGAACGAGCGGTGCACCCTTCATGGACTACATCATCACTGACAAGGAGACATCACCTTTGGAAGTAGCTGAGCAGTATTCTGAGAAACTTGCTTACATGCCCAATACTTTCTTCATTGGAGACCACGCCAACATGTTCCCTCACCTCAAG AAAAAAGCAGTGATTGATTTCAAGTCTAATGGACACATCTTTGACAACCGCATTGTTCTCAATGGCATTGATCTGAAGGCCTTCTTGGACAGTCTGCCAGATGTCAAAGTGATAAAG ATGAAGTGCGACAACAACCAGGAAGCTGCTGGGGACACAAATGGTGCTCTGTCCATGCCAGTTATCCCCATGAACACGGCGGCTGAAGCAATCATCAACATGATCAACCAAGGCCAAATCCAGGTCACAATCAATGGCTTCACTGTCAGCAACGGCCTGGCCACCACGCAG ATCAATAACAAAGCTGCCACTGGGGAGGAGGTGCCACGCACAATTGTTGTGACAACCCGCTCCCAGTATGGTCTCCCAGAGGACTCCATTGTCTACTGCAATTTCAACCAGCTCTACAAGATTGATCCCCCTACCCTTCAGATGTGGGCCAAC ATCCTAAAACGGGTGCCCAACAGCGTGTTATGGCTTCTTCGATTCCCCGCTGTGGGCGAGCCCAACATCCAGCAGTATGCTCAGAACATGGGTCTCCCTGGCTCTCGCATCATCTTCTCTCCTGTGGCCCCCAAAGAGGAGCATGTGAGAAGGGGCCAGCTGGCTGATGTGTGCCTAGACACCCCTCTGTGCAATGGTCACACCACAGGCATGGATGTTCTCTGGGCTGGAACACCTATGGTCACCATGCCAG GTGAGACACTTGCCTCCCGTGTGGCTGCCTCACAGCTCAACTGTCTGGGCTGTCCTGAGTTAATAGCCCACAGTCGCCAGGACTATGAGGACATAGCAGTCAAACTAGGCTCTGACATGGAATA CCTGAAGATGGTTAGAGCGCGCGTTTGGAAGCAGCGAATTTGCAGCCCTCTTTTCAACACCAAGCAGTACACGATAGAGCTGGAGAGGCTCTATCTGCAGATGTGGGAGCACCATAGCAACGGCAATAAGCCAGAACACCTGGTCAAATTCCAGACAGTAGAGACCAGTGAGAATGCCTGA
- the ogt.1 gene encoding UDP-N-acetylglucosamine--peptide N-acetylglucosaminyltransferase 110 kDa subunit isoform X2: MASSVGNVADSTEPTKRMLSFQGLAELAHREYQSGDFEAAERHCMQLWRQEPDNTGVLLLLSSIHFQCRRLDRSAHFSTLAIKQNPMLAEAYSNLGNVYKERGQLQEAIEHYRHALRLKPDFIDGYINLAAALVAAGDMEGAVQAYVSALQYNPDLYCVRSDLGNLLKALGRLEEAKACYLKAIETQPNFAVAWSNLGCVFNAQGEIWLAIHHFEKAVTLDPNFLDAYINLGNVLKEARIFDRAVAGYLRALSLSPNHAVVHGNLACVYYEQGLIDLAIDTYRRAIELQPHFPDAYCNLANALKEKGNVSEAEECYNTALRLCPTHADSLNNLANIKREQGNIEEAVQLYRKALEVFPEFAAAHSNLASVLQQQGKLQEALMHYKEAIRISPTFADAYSNMGNTLKEMQDVQGALQCYTRAIQINPAFADAHSNLASIHKDSGNIPEAIASYRTALKLKPDFPDAYCNLAHCLQIVCDWTDYDERMKKLVSIVADQLDKNRLPSVHPHHSMLYPLSHGFRKAIAERHGNLCLDKINALHKPAFEHPKDLKASGGRLRVGYVSSDFGNHPTSHLMQSIPGMHNPEKFEVFCYALSPDDSTNFRVKVVAEAHHFTDLSQIPCNGKAADRIHQDGIHILVNMNGYTKGARNELFALRPAPIQAMWLGYPGTSGAPFMDYIITDKETSPLEVAEQYSEKLAYMPNTFFIGDHANMFPHLKKKAVIDFKSNGHIFDNRIVLNGIDLKAFLDSLPDVKVIKMKCDNNQEAAGDTNGALSMPVIPMNTAAEAIINMINQGQIQVTINGFTVSNGLATTQINNKAATGEEVPRTIVVTTRSQYGLPEDSIVYCNFNQLYKIDPPTLQMWANILKRVPNSVLWLLRFPAVGEPNIQQYAQNMGLPGSRIIFSPVAPKEEHVRRGQLADVCLDTPLCNGHTTGMDVLWAGTPMVTMPGETLASRVAASQLNCLGCPELIAHSRQDYEDIAVKLGSDMEYLKMVRARVWKQRICSPLFNTKQYTIELERLYLQMWEHHSNGNKPEHLVKFQTVETSENA, from the exons AACCGACAAAACGTATGCTTTCCTTCCAAGGGTTGGCTGAGCTGGCGCACCGGGAGTATCAGTCAGGGGACTTTGAGGCAGCAGAGCGCCACTGCATGCAGCTATGGCGGCAAGAGCCTGATAACACAGGCGTGCTGCTGCTCCTGTCCTCCATCCACTTCCAGTGCCGAAGACTCGACAG GTCTGCTCACTTCAGTACCTTGGCCATCAAACAGAACCCGATGTTGGCTGAGGCCTACTCCAACCTGGGGAATGTGTACAAGGAGCGAGGGCAACTGCAGGAAGCCATAGAGCATTATCGCCATGCTCTGAGACTGAAACCAGATTTTATTGATGGATACATCAACTTGGCAGCAGCTTTGGTGGCCGCAGGGGATATGGAGGGAGCAGTGCAGGCTTATGTGTCTGCGTTACAGTACAACCCT GATCTTTATTGTGTGCGTAGTGACTTGGGCAACTTGCTTAAAGCACTTGGCCGATTGGAGGAGGCTAAG GCTTGCTACCTGAAAGCCATTGAGACTCAGCCCAACTTTGCTGTGGCTTGGAGCAACCTGGGCTGTGTGTTCAATGCCCAGGGAGAGATATGGCTGGCCATACACCATTTTGAAAAG gCTGTGACTCTGGACCCAAATTTCCTTGATGCATATATCAATTTAGGAAATGTTTTGAAGGAAGCCCGCATCTTTGACAG AGCTGTGGCTGGATACCTGAGAGCCCTGAGTCTCAGTCCCAACCATGCGGTTGTTCATGGAAACCTGGCCTGTGTCTACTACGAGCAGGGCCTCATTGACCTGGCTATTGACACCTACCGCCGTGCTATTGAATTGCAGCCCCACTTCCCTGATGCCTACTGCAATTTGGCAAATGCCCTGAAAGAGAAAGGCAAT GTATCCGAAGCAGAAGAGTGCTACAACACAGCCTTGCGTCTGTGTCCAACCCATGCAGACTCCCTCAACAACTTGGCCAATATCAAGCGTGAGCAGGGCAACATTGAGGAGGCCGTTCAGCTCTATAGAAAAGCCCTAGAG GTGTTCCCAGAATTTGCAGCAGCTCATTCAAACCTGGCCAGTGTCCTGCAGCAGCAGGGAAAACTCCAGGAGGCCCTCATGCACTATAAGGAGGCCATCAG aATCAGTCCCACATTTGCGGATGCCTACTCAAATATGGGTAATACACTGAAGGAAATGCAAGATGTACAGGGAGCGCTCCAATGCTACACCCGTGCCATCCAGATCAACCCTGCCTTTGCTGATGCTCACAGCAATTTGGCCTCTATCCACAAG GATTCTGGAAACATCCCAGAGGCTATTGCATCTTACCGCACAGCCTTGAAACTCAAGCCGGACTTCCCTGATGCGTACTGCAACTTGGCACATTGCTTACAG ATTGTGTGTGACTGGACAGATTATGATGAGCGGATGAAGAAGCTTGTGAGCATTGTGGCTGACCAGCTGGACAAGAACCGCTTGCCTTCAGTGCACCCACACCACAGTATGCTGTATCCACTCTCACACGGCTTCCGCAAGGCCATTGCTGAACGCCATGGAAACCTTTGCCTGGACAAG ATCAATGCACTGCACAAACCTGCTTTCGAGCATCCTAAAGATCTGAAGGCCAGTGGTGGGCGTCTGCGTGTTGGTTATGTCAGCTCAGACTTCGGCAACCACCCTACTTCCCACCTAATGCAGTCCATTCCTGGAATGCACAATCCTGAGAAGTTTGAG gTGTTCTGCTACGCACTCAGCCCTGATGATAGCACCAACTTCAGAGTGAAAGTGGTAGCAGAGGCTCACCATTTCACAGACCTCTCACAG atTCCTTGCAATGGCAAGGCAGCTGATCGCATTCACCAGGATGGAATCCACATTCTGGTCAACATGAATGGATACACCAAGGGAGCCCGAAATGAGCTGTTTGCCCTCCGCCCTGCCCCTATTCAG GCTATGTGGCTAGGTTACCCAGGAACGAGCGGTGCACCCTTCATGGACTACATCATCACTGACAAGGAGACATCACCTTTGGAAGTAGCTGAGCAGTATTCTGAGAAACTTGCTTACATGCCCAATACTTTCTTCATTGGAGACCACGCCAACATGTTCCCTCACCTCAAG AAAAAAGCAGTGATTGATTTCAAGTCTAATGGACACATCTTTGACAACCGCATTGTTCTCAATGGCATTGATCTGAAGGCCTTCTTGGACAGTCTGCCAGATGTCAAAGTGATAAAG ATGAAGTGCGACAACAACCAGGAAGCTGCTGGGGACACAAATGGTGCTCTGTCCATGCCAGTTATCCCCATGAACACGGCGGCTGAAGCAATCATCAACATGATCAACCAAGGCCAAATCCAGGTCACAATCAATGGCTTCACTGTCAGCAACGGCCTGGCCACCACGCAG ATCAATAACAAAGCTGCCACTGGGGAGGAGGTGCCACGCACAATTGTTGTGACAACCCGCTCCCAGTATGGTCTCCCAGAGGACTCCATTGTCTACTGCAATTTCAACCAGCTCTACAAGATTGATCCCCCTACCCTTCAGATGTGGGCCAAC ATCCTAAAACGGGTGCCCAACAGCGTGTTATGGCTTCTTCGATTCCCCGCTGTGGGCGAGCCCAACATCCAGCAGTATGCTCAGAACATGGGTCTCCCTGGCTCTCGCATCATCTTCTCTCCTGTGGCCCCCAAAGAGGAGCATGTGAGAAGGGGCCAGCTGGCTGATGTGTGCCTAGACACCCCTCTGTGCAATGGTCACACCACAGGCATGGATGTTCTCTGGGCTGGAACACCTATGGTCACCATGCCAG GTGAGACACTTGCCTCCCGTGTGGCTGCCTCACAGCTCAACTGTCTGGGCTGTCCTGAGTTAATAGCCCACAGTCGCCAGGACTATGAGGACATAGCAGTCAAACTAGGCTCTGACATGGAATA CCTGAAGATGGTTAGAGCGCGCGTTTGGAAGCAGCGAATTTGCAGCCCTCTTTTCAACACCAAGCAGTACACGATAGAGCTGGAGAGGCTCTATCTGCAGATGTGGGAGCACCATAGCAACGGCAATAAGCCAGAACACCTGGTCAAATTCCAGACAGTAGAGACCAGTGAGAATGCCTGA